The Blautia luti nucleotide sequence AAAACAGGTTGAAGCAGAAGAAACAACAAAATCCGGAATCGTTCTTCCGGGACAGGCACAGGAGAAACCACAGCAGGCAGAAGTAGTAGCTGTAGGACCTGGCGGAGTAGTTGATGGCAAAGAAGTAAAAATGGAAGTAGCTGTAGGTGATAAAGTTATCTACTCCAAATATTCAGGAACAGAAGTAAAGATGGACGGCACAGAATACATCATTGTAAAACAGAATGATATTCTTGCAATCGTTAAATAAGACACAACAGACAGTAATATAGAAAGATCAGAATTTAAACAGGAGGTCATTTTATCATGGCAAAAGAAATTAAATTCGGCGCAGAAGCCAGAGCAGCTCTTGAAGCTGGTGTAAATAAATTAGCAGATACAGTAAGAGTAACATTAGGACCGAAAGGAAGAAACGTAGTTCTTGACAAACCATACGGTGCTCCGCTTATCACAAACGACGGTGTTACAATCGCAAAAGAAATCGAACTGGAAGATGGATTCGAAAACATGGGAGCTCAGCTGATCAAAGAAGTTGCTTCCAAAACAAACGATGTAGCAGGTGATGGTACAACAACAGCTACTGTTCTTGCACAGGCTATGGTTCACGAAGGAATGAGAAACCTGGCAGCAGGCGCTAACCCGATCATCCTCAGAAAAGGAATGAAGAAAGCTACAGATGTAGCTGTAGAAGCAATCAAGAACATGAGCCAGACAATCAGCGGCAAGAAACAGATCGCAAACGTTGCATCTATTTCCGCAAGCGATGAGACTGTTGGACAGTTAGTAGCAGATGCTATGGAAAAAGTTTCCAAAGACGGCGTTATCACAGTAGAAGAATCCAAGACAATGCACACAGAACTTGACCTGGTAGAAGGTATGCAGTTTGACCGTGGATATGTTTCCGCATACATGTCAACAGACATGGAAAAAATGGAAGCAAACCTGGAAGATCCATATATCCTGATCACAGACAAGAAGATCAGCAACATCCAGGAAATCCTTCCATTACTGGAGCAGATCGTAAAAGTTGGTGCGAAACTTCTCATCATCGCTGAAGATGTAGAAGGTGAAGCTCTTACAACCCTGATCGTAAACAAATTAAGAGGAACATTCCAGGTAGTAGCTGTCAAAGCTCCGGGATATGGCGACAGAAGAAAAGAAATGCTTCAGGATATTGCAATCCTTACAGGCGGCCAGGTAATTTCAGAAGAAGTTGGTCTGGAACTGAAAGATGCAACTATGGAACAGTTAGGACGTGCAAAATCTGTTAAAGTTGCAAAAGAGAACACAGTTATCGTTGATGGTATGGGTGACAAAGATGCAATCGCAAACCGTGTTGCTCAGATCCGTGGACAGATCGAAGAAACAAAATCTGAATTCGATAAAGAAAAATTACAGGAAAGACTTGCAAAACTGGCTGGCGGCGTAGCTGTTATCCGTGTTGGTGCTTCCACTGAAACAGAAATGAAAGAAGCGAAACTTCGTCTGGAAGATGCTCTTGCAGCTACAAGAGCAGCAGTAGAAGAAGGTATCATCGCAGGTGGCGGATCTGCTTACATCCACGCATCCAAAGAAGTTGCAAAACTTGCTGCAACTCTGGAAGGTGACGAGAAGACAGGTGCAAACATCATCCTGAAAGCTCTGGAAGCTCCTCTGTACCGCATTGCTGCAAATGCAGGACTGGAAGGCTCCGTAATCATCAACAAAGTAAGAGAATCCGAACCGGGAATCGGTTTCGATGCCCTGAACGAAAGATATGTAGACATGGTAGGTGAAGGTATCCTTGACCCTGCAAAGGTTACAAGAAGCGCTCTTCAGAATGCTACAAGTGTTGCATCTACATTACTGACAACAGAATCTGCTGTTGCAATTATTAAAGAAGATACACCTGCACCGGCTGCTAACCCGGGAATGGGAATGATGTAATCTTATAAAATAATTTAGACATACAATCTTCACATGAAAACGGGACCGTCGTCATAGACGATGGTTCCGTTTTATGATATAATGAACCTCAAAGGTCCGGAATGTCCGGAACCGGAACACAAGAAAAGGAGAAAAGAAGAATGGGTGATCTGTATTCAGAACTTCTGGTAAAAAGAGAACGCACAGCTAAAGACAGTCTGGTGAAATACGGTCTGATCGTTCTGACAGCACTGGCTGTTTTTGCAGGACTTTTTATCACTCCGCTGCTTCTTATCGCAGCGATCATACTGGGAATTGCGTGCTATTTCGTGATCCCGAAGACAGATGTGGAATATGAATATCTGTTTATCAATGGAGATTTCGACATTGATATGGTTATGGCGAAGACCAAGAGAAAAAGAGTAAAGAGTTTCAAACTGTCAGATGCAGACCTGGCAGCACCGTTAAATTCACACAGAATGGACTACTATAATGGAAATCAGAAGATGAAAGTACTGGATTTTTCATCAGGAAATCCGGAACATAAACGCTACGGTGTTATTACCAGACTGGACGGGGATACCTGCAAGATCATCCTGGAGCCGGATGAGAAACTGGCACAGGCTATGAAAAATTCAGCACCCAGCAAAGTTTTTTTGGATTGACACGGAATCTGATTTTTGTTACACTGTTACACAAAATAAAGGACCAGTTACTGGTTCCTTATTTTTATTGTAACTGTTCAGTAACTTCACAACAGACTGCAGGATAGTTACTTTTTATTACTAAATTAATTTCATATACGCAAGGGAGGAAATGCAATGGGTACTATCATTGGTGAAGGCATTACTTTTGATGACGTTCTGTTAGTTCCGGCATATTCAAAGGTAATTCCGAATCAGGTAGATGTTACAACGTACTTAACCAAAAAAATCAAACTGAATATTCCTATGATGAGTGCAGGTATGGATACGGTAACAGAGCATCGTATGGCAATCGCCATGGCGCGTCAGGGCGGTATCGGTATCATTCATAAGAATATGTCCATTGAAGCACAGGCAGAAGAGGTAGATAAGGTAAAACGTTCTGAGAATGGTGTTATCACAGATCCTTTCTATTTATCTCCTGAACATACACTTAAGGACGCAGATGAGTTAATGGCGAAGTTCCGTATCTCCGGTGTGCCGATCACAGAAGGCAGAAAGCTGGTCGGTATCATCACCAACCGTGATCTGAAATTTGAGACAGATTTCACTAAGAAGATTAAAGAGTGCATGACTTCTGAAGGACTGATCACAGCCAAAGAAGGAATCACCTTGGAAGAGGCAAAGAAGATCCTCGCCAAATCCCGTAAAGAGAAATTACCCATTGTAGACGACAACTTTAATTTAAAAGGTTTAATCACCATCAAAGATATTGAAAAACAGATCAAATACCCTCTGGCAGCCAAAGATGAGCAGGGACGTCTGCTCTGCGGTGCAGCAGTGGGAATCACAGCGAATGTCCTGGCACGTGTGGAAGCACTGGTAAAGGCTTCTGTAGATGTGATCGTAATCGACTCTGCACATGGCCATTCAGAGAACATTCTGAAAGCTGTACGTGAGATCAAGGCCGCATATCCTGACCTTCAGGTAATTGCAGGAAATGTTGCTACAGGTGCTGCTACAAAGGCTCTGATCGATGCCGGTGTAGATGCAGTGAAGGTAGGTATCGGACCTGGATCTATCTGTACTACCCGTGTTGTTGCAGGTATCGGTGTTCCGCAGATCACAGCAGTTATGGACTGCTATGAAGTTGCCAACCGCTATGGCATTCCGGTTATTGCAGATGGTGGTATCAAATATTCAGGAGATATCACGAAAGCCATCGCAGCAGGAGCTAATGTTTGCATGATGGGAAGCATGTTCGCAGGATGCGATGAGAGCCCGGGAACATTCGAACTGTATCAGGGAAGAAAATATAAAGTATACCGTGGTATGGGATCTATCGCTGCTATGGAGAATGGAAGTAAAGACCGTTATTTCCAGGAGAATGCGAAGAAGCTTGTTCCGGAAGGTGTAGAAGGACGTGTTGCTTACAAGGGACATGTGGAGGACACTGTATTCCAGCTTATGGGTGGTCTTCGTTCCGGTATGGGTTACTGTGGAGCCGAGAATATCGAAACTCTTAAGACTACAGGAAGATTTATTAAGATTTCTGCTGCTTCCCTTAAGGAATCACATCCTCATGATATCCATATTACAAAGGAAGCTCCGAACTATAGCGTAGATGATAAATAAATAACAGAAAGATATGCCCGGCTGGCAGCAGGGAAGGATCCGGTTGGTGATCTTTTCACTGCTCCTGCGGGGCATCTTTTTTTCCAAAAACAGGTGACCAAAGAGAAGATGATTTCGAAAAAGGGGAACAGCGAAACAAAGAAAACTGGAAAAACAACCCAGACCACAGTACGAAAAAGTGCCAGACCTTCCCGCACAGTACAAAAGACCTCACCGGCAAAGCCTCGAAAAAAGAAGGTATCTGTCAGAAGGGCCGGAACCCGTAAGTCTTCCAGAACCAGCAGAGTTTTTCAGAGAAATCTGAGAGTATTTCTGGCTTTTCTGGTATTTCTGGCAGTTGCGGGGGTAATTGCAGGATACTGGATGAGCCGACAGCAGGAAGAACAGATAGAAAGTGACAGTGGGAGCACAGACGGTCCTGAAAAGTGGATGCAGGAGGGAGCTCCTTATATTGATGTAGAGCTGCTCACGCCCAATGAATATTCCAGACCTCAGATCCCTATTAGCAGTGTGCAGTATATCGCAATCCATTATACAGCTAATCCAGGGGCGACAGCCATGGCCAACAGGGATTACTTTGAAAACCTGGCCAGTACCCAGGAAACAAAGGTGAGCAGTCATTTTGTGGTAGGACTGGAGGGTGAAGTGGTCCAGTGTATTCCTACATCGGAGATGTCCTATGCGACCAATTCAAGGAATGTGGATACACTTTCCATAGAGTGCTGCCACGCAGATGAAACGGGGAAATTTAATGATTCTACCTATGATTCGGTGGTGAAGCTGACCGCATGGCTGTGCACCAGATTCGGACTGACATCCGAGAATGTGATCCGGCATTATGATGTCACAGGTAAGGACTGTCCGAAATACTATGTGGAGAATCCGGATGCATGGGCGCAGATGAAAGGAGATATTGCAGCGCAGATTGAAACGGATTATGCGCTTCAGAGTAATTAAAAGAGGTAACATAACAGAACGGTAGCAGCAGAATTACCGGGCATGGAGCGAAGAGCAACAAAATAGAAAATCAGCATGGAAAAAAAATTTTTGTCTTGAAATCACGGAAGAAGTATTGTACTATAATAACAGCGTGTGAGTTTTTCACAACAGTGCCTGCATGACTGGCGGAAGTAGGAGTACCTACAGGGAGTGCAGCGTAGAGATAAGCCGACCGCCTGGGCAGCCTGGAGATAAAGGGTTTCCCAGGCTTTTTTTGACCTTATTTATAAGAAAAGGAGAAAAATTATGGAAATGTTATCACTGGAAAAAGAACTGAAAGAGAATTCCTATCCTGGAAGAGGAATTGTGATCGGACGTTCTGCAGACGGTAAGAAAGCAGTGACAGCTTATTTCATCATGGGCAGAAGCGAGAACAGCAGAAACAGAGTATTTGTAGAAGAGGGCGAGGGAATCCGCACACAGGCATTTGACCCGTCCAAACTTACAGATCCAAGCCTGATCATCTACGCACCTGTACGTGTACTGGGAAACAAAACAATCGTAACCAACGGAGACCAGACAGATACGATCTATGAAGGAATGGATCATCAGCTTACTTTCGAGCAGGCGTTAAGATGCAGGGAATTCGAGCCGGACGGCCCGAACTACACACCTCGTATTTCCGGTGTGATGCATGTAGAGAACGGCAGATTCAACTATGCAATGTCAATTCTCAAGAGCAATAATGGAAATCCGGATGCATGTAACCGTTATACATTTGCATACGAGAATGCCATTGCAGGAGAGGGTCATTTCATTCATACCTATAAATGTGACGGAAATCCACTTCCAAGCTTCGAGGGAGAGCCGAAACTGGTAGCAATCCCGGATGACATGGACGAGTTCGCAGAGCTTCTCTGGAACAGCCTGAATGAAGATAACAAAGTTTCTCTGTTTGTGAGATATATTGATATTGAAACAGGTAACTATGAGAGCAAAATTATTAATAAAAATAAATAACAGAAAATTAATTTCAGAATACTTATTTGATTCGTACGGAGGATTAATATAATGAAAGAATTCGAATTAAAATATGGCTGTAACCCAAATCAGAAACCTGCGAAAATTTATATGGCAGACAATTCAGAACTTCCGATCAAAGTTCTTTCCGGAAGACCTGGATATATCAACTTCCTGGATGCATTTAATGGCTGGCAGCTGGTAACAAACCTGAAGAAAGCTACAGGACTTCCGGCGGCAACATCC carries:
- a CDS encoding IMP cyclohydrolase — protein: MEMLSLEKELKENSYPGRGIVIGRSADGKKAVTAYFIMGRSENSRNRVFVEEGEGIRTQAFDPSKLTDPSLIIYAPVRVLGNKTIVTNGDQTDTIYEGMDHQLTFEQALRCREFEPDGPNYTPRISGVMHVENGRFNYAMSILKSNNGNPDACNRYTFAYENAIAGEGHFIHTYKCDGNPLPSFEGEPKLVAIPDDMDEFAELLWNSLNEDNKVSLFVRYIDIETGNYESKIINKNK
- the groL gene encoding chaperonin GroEL (60 kDa chaperone family; promotes refolding of misfolded polypeptides especially under stressful conditions; forms two stacked rings of heptamers to form a barrel-shaped 14mer; ends can be capped by GroES; misfolded proteins enter the barrel where they are refolded when GroES binds), with protein sequence MAKEIKFGAEARAALEAGVNKLADTVRVTLGPKGRNVVLDKPYGAPLITNDGVTIAKEIELEDGFENMGAQLIKEVASKTNDVAGDGTTTATVLAQAMVHEGMRNLAAGANPIILRKGMKKATDVAVEAIKNMSQTISGKKQIANVASISASDETVGQLVADAMEKVSKDGVITVEESKTMHTELDLVEGMQFDRGYVSAYMSTDMEKMEANLEDPYILITDKKISNIQEILPLLEQIVKVGAKLLIIAEDVEGEALTTLIVNKLRGTFQVVAVKAPGYGDRRKEMLQDIAILTGGQVISEEVGLELKDATMEQLGRAKSVKVAKENTVIVDGMGDKDAIANRVAQIRGQIEETKSEFDKEKLQERLAKLAGGVAVIRVGASTETEMKEAKLRLEDALAATRAAVEEGIIAGGGSAYIHASKEVAKLAATLEGDEKTGANIILKALEAPLYRIAANAGLEGSVIINKVRESEPGIGFDALNERYVDMVGEGILDPAKVTRSALQNATSVASTLLTTESAVAIIKEDTPAPAANPGMGMM
- the guaB gene encoding IMP dehydrogenase — protein: MGTIIGEGITFDDVLLVPAYSKVIPNQVDVTTYLTKKIKLNIPMMSAGMDTVTEHRMAIAMARQGGIGIIHKNMSIEAQAEEVDKVKRSENGVITDPFYLSPEHTLKDADELMAKFRISGVPITEGRKLVGIITNRDLKFETDFTKKIKECMTSEGLITAKEGITLEEAKKILAKSRKEKLPIVDDNFNLKGLITIKDIEKQIKYPLAAKDEQGRLLCGAAVGITANVLARVEALVKASVDVIVIDSAHGHSENILKAVREIKAAYPDLQVIAGNVATGAATKALIDAGVDAVKVGIGPGSICTTRVVAGIGVPQITAVMDCYEVANRYGIPVIADGGIKYSGDITKAIAAGANVCMMGSMFAGCDESPGTFELYQGRKYKVYRGMGSIAAMENGSKDRYFQENAKKLVPEGVEGRVAYKGHVEDTVFQLMGGLRSGMGYCGAENIETLKTTGRFIKISAASLKESHPHDIHITKEAPNYSVDDK
- a CDS encoding DUF6106 family protein translates to MGDLYSELLVKRERTAKDSLVKYGLIVLTALAVFAGLFITPLLLIAAIILGIACYFVIPKTDVEYEYLFINGDFDIDMVMAKTKRKRVKSFKLSDADLAAPLNSHRMDYYNGNQKMKVLDFSSGNPEHKRYGVITRLDGDTCKIILEPDEKLAQAMKNSAPSKVFLD
- a CDS encoding peptidoglycan recognition family protein, which gives rise to MISKKGNSETKKTGKTTQTTVRKSARPSRTVQKTSPAKPRKKKVSVRRAGTRKSSRTSRVFQRNLRVFLAFLVFLAVAGVIAGYWMSRQQEEQIESDSGSTDGPEKWMQEGAPYIDVELLTPNEYSRPQIPISSVQYIAIHYTANPGATAMANRDYFENLASTQETKVSSHFVVGLEGEVVQCIPTSEMSYATNSRNVDTLSIECCHADETGKFNDSTYDSVVKLTAWLCTRFGLTSENVIRHYDVTGKDCPKYYVENPDAWAQMKGDIAAQIETDYALQSN
- the groES gene encoding co-chaperone GroES, with the translated sequence MTLVPLGDRVVLKQVEAEETTKSGIVLPGQAQEKPQQAEVVAVGPGGVVDGKEVKMEVAVGDKVIYSKYSGTEVKMDGTEYIIVKQNDILAIVK